Proteins co-encoded in one Sulfurospirillum arsenophilum NBRC 109478 genomic window:
- a CDS encoding M16 family metallopeptidase: MANSLPAHFTKTLENGLQIVVIPMNNKSDVITTDIFYKVGSGNEIMGKSGIAHMLEHLNFKSTKNLKAGEFDEIVKGFGGVNNASTGFDYTHYYIKSSSKNLPKSLELFAELMQNLKLSDEEFQPERNVVLEERLWRTDNSPIGYMYFRLFNNAFTYHPYHWTPIGFIQDIKNWSIEDIRSFHSKYYQPANAIVVVAGDIEPETVFNNVTQYFGDIKNTTPIPAAHHQIEPQQDGAKHMLIKKESEVEMVAIAYKIPNFTHEDQVALSALSELLSSGKSSKLHRILVDEKKLVNQIYGYAMEAKDPSVFLFLAVCNPGIKAENVEAEILKIIDSLKKGDVSDKEIEKIKINTKADFIHNLESSSELATLFGSYYAKGDITPLLNYEEGINKLKKEDIINVVNKYLLPQSSTTVILRKDY; encoded by the coding sequence ATGGCTAATTCTCTTCCAGCACACTTTACCAAAACATTGGAGAATGGCCTTCAAATTGTCGTTATTCCGATGAACAACAAAAGTGATGTCATTACCACAGATATCTTTTATAAAGTGGGAAGTGGCAATGAAATCATGGGTAAAAGTGGTATAGCACACATGCTAGAACACCTCAATTTTAAATCCACAAAGAACTTAAAAGCAGGTGAATTTGATGAGATTGTCAAAGGGTTTGGTGGTGTAAATAACGCTTCAACAGGTTTTGACTATACGCATTACTACATCAAAAGCTCCTCTAAAAACTTGCCAAAATCTTTGGAACTTTTTGCAGAACTTATGCAAAATCTAAAGCTCTCTGATGAAGAGTTTCAACCTGAACGCAATGTTGTTTTAGAAGAGAGACTTTGGAGAACCGATAACTCACCTATTGGGTATATGTACTTTAGACTTTTTAATAACGCCTTTACCTATCATCCGTACCACTGGACACCCATAGGTTTTATACAAGATATTAAAAACTGGAGTATCGAAGATATTCGTAGTTTCCATTCTAAATATTACCAACCTGCAAACGCTATCGTTGTTGTTGCTGGAGACATTGAGCCTGAGACAGTTTTTAACAATGTTACGCAATATTTTGGCGATATAAAAAACACAACACCCATACCAGCAGCACATCATCAAATTGAACCACAACAAGATGGTGCCAAACATATGTTGATAAAAAAAGAGAGTGAAGTGGAAATGGTAGCAATCGCTTATAAAATCCCTAACTTTACCCATGAAGACCAAGTAGCACTTTCAGCGTTAAGTGAGCTTTTAAGCAGTGGTAAAAGCAGTAAGCTTCACCGTATTTTGGTCGATGAGAAGAAGCTGGTCAACCAAATCTATGGCTATGCCATGGAAGCCAAAGATCCTTCTGTCTTTTTGTTCTTAGCTGTCTGTAACCCAGGGATTAAAGCTGAAAATGTTGAAGCAGAAATATTAAAGATTATTGATAGCCTAAAGAAGGGTGACGTTAGTGATAAAGAAATTGAAAAGATCAAGATCAATACCAAAGCCGATTTTATTCATAATTTAGAGAGTTCGAGTGAGCTAGCAACATTGTTTGGTTCTTACTATGCCAAGGGGGACATCACCCCATTACTTAATTATGAAGAGGGCATCAATAAGCTCAAAAAAGAAGATATAATCAACGTAGTTAACAAATATTTACTCCCACAATCGTCTACGACTGTGATACTAAGAAAGGATTATTAA
- a CDS encoding enoyl-ACP reductase: MKGKTLVISGGTRGIGQAIVYEFAREGVNVAFTYNSNEELAIEQVKDLEKNYGIKARAYALNILEPETYKDLFLEIDKDFDRVDFFISNAIISGRPVVGGYTKFMKLKPRGINNIFTATVNAFVVGAQEAAKRMEKVGSGSIISLSSTGNLVYIENYAGHGTAKAAVETMVRYAAAELGCKGIRVNAVSGGPIETDALRAFTNYEEVRDITAKLSPLGRMGQPQDLAGACLFLCSDKASWITGHTMLIDGGTTFK; this comes from the coding sequence ATGAAGGGAAAAACACTTGTCATTAGTGGCGGTACCAGAGGTATCGGACAAGCTATCGTTTATGAATTTGCTCGTGAGGGTGTGAATGTTGCATTTACTTATAACTCCAATGAAGAGTTAGCCATAGAGCAAGTTAAAGATTTAGAAAAAAATTACGGTATTAAAGCCAGAGCATACGCTCTCAATATTTTAGAGCCAGAAACTTATAAAGATCTTTTCTTAGAAATTGACAAAGATTTTGATCGCGTTGACTTTTTTATCTCTAATGCGATCATCTCTGGTCGTCCAGTGGTCGGTGGCTATACCAAGTTTATGAAGCTTAAACCACGTGGCATCAATAATATCTTTACTGCAACCGTTAACGCCTTTGTTGTAGGTGCGCAAGAAGCGGCAAAACGTATGGAAAAAGTGGGTAGTGGAAGCATTATCTCTCTTTCTTCTACAGGCAATCTTGTTTATATCGAAAACTATGCAGGTCATGGTACAGCAAAAGCTGCTGTTGAAACAATGGTACGTTACGCAGCAGCAGAACTTGGCTGTAAAGGGATTCGTGTTAATGCAGTCAGTGGTGGTCCAATCGAGACGGATGCACTCAGAGCTTTTACCAATTATGAAGAGGTTCGTGATATTACGGCTAAGCTTTCACCTTTGGGTCGTATGGGTCAGCCACAAGATCTAGCAGGCGCTTGTTTGTTTCTCTGTTCAGACAAAGCATCGTGGATTACAGGACACACAATGCTAATTGATGGTGGAACAACGTTTAAATGA
- a CDS encoding quinone-dependent dihydroorotate dehydrogenase: protein MFDYYGLMKKFMFNFSPENAHHIAEFFFKNGAKFTPFILAPLAEQFFIHDKRLEQELFGKTFHNPLGLGAGFDKNATMIKMLTALGFGHIEYGTITPEPQSGNAKPRCFRFPEQESIQNAMGFNNEGMYKVGKRLEALYPFATPLGANIGKNKVTSAENALKDYEKLIKRFKDLSDYLVINISSPNTPGLRDLQNEHFIKELFVMAKELTCKPVLLKIAPDLAVSDALNICSSALENGASGIVATNTTIDYSLLPNAKDFGGISGKVLTEKCFAMFEALAKEFYGKTTLISVGGIDSADEAYRRLKAGASLIQVYTAFIFKGPSLNRSINLGILERMDKDGFTHISEVIGSDRR from the coding sequence ATGTTTGATTATTATGGTCTGATGAAAAAATTCATGTTTAACTTCTCCCCAGAGAACGCGCACCATATTGCAGAATTTTTCTTTAAAAATGGAGCAAAATTTACACCTTTTATTCTCGCCCCCCTAGCAGAACAGTTTTTTATCCACGATAAACGTCTTGAACAAGAGCTTTTTGGAAAAACCTTTCATAATCCATTAGGTCTTGGAGCTGGTTTTGATAAAAATGCCACTATGATTAAAATGCTCACTGCCCTTGGCTTTGGACATATAGAGTATGGCACGATTACGCCTGAGCCACAAAGCGGCAATGCAAAACCACGTTGTTTTCGCTTTCCAGAACAAGAGAGTATCCAAAATGCTATGGGCTTTAACAATGAAGGCATGTATAAAGTCGGGAAACGCTTAGAAGCACTTTACCCTTTTGCAACACCGCTTGGGGCAAACATTGGTAAAAACAAAGTCACATCGGCAGAAAATGCCCTTAAAGACTATGAAAAACTGATTAAACGTTTTAAAGATTTGAGCGATTATTTGGTCATCAACATCTCTTCACCTAACACACCAGGTCTTAGAGATTTGCAAAACGAACACTTTATTAAAGAGCTTTTTGTCATGGCGAAAGAGCTTACATGTAAACCCGTACTCCTTAAAATTGCGCCTGATTTAGCAGTATCTGATGCTCTTAATATCTGCTCCTCTGCACTTGAAAACGGAGCATCTGGTATTGTGGCTACGAATACAACCATTGATTATTCACTTCTACCTAATGCAAAAGATTTTGGTGGAATTAGTGGTAAAGTCCTTACCGAGAAATGTTTTGCGATGTTCGAAGCATTAGCCAAAGAGTTTTATGGCAAAACAACGCTCATTTCAGTAGGTGGAATTGACTCAGCCGACGAGGCATACCGAAGACTCAAAGCAGGGGCTAGTTTGATTCAAGTCTATACAGCGTTTATTTTTAAAGGACCATCCCTCAACCGCTCTATTAATCTTGGTATTTTAGAACGTATGGACAAAGATGGATTTACCCACATCAGTGAAGTGATCGGAAGCGATAGGAGATGA
- the dapA gene encoding 4-hydroxy-tetrahydrodipicolinate synthase: protein MHHSLQGAMTALITPFKNGKLDEVQYAKLIERQIKNGIDVVVPVGTTGESATLDHDEHRRCIEIAVDVCSKSDVKVLAGAGSNATHEAIGLAKFAQAHGAHGILSVTPYYNKPTQEGLFQHYKAIAGSVDIPVLLYNVPGRTGCDLLPDTIFRLFEACPNIFGVKEATGSIDRCVDLLAHQPKLAVFSGEDAINYPILSNGGSGVISVTSNILPDQISELTHLALAGDFHGAKAINDSLYEINKTLFCESNPIPIKAAMYIAGLLETLEYRLPLCAPSNDNMKRIENTLKKYTIKGF, encoded by the coding sequence ATGCACCACTCGTTACAAGGAGCGATGACCGCGCTTATTACACCATTTAAAAATGGAAAACTCGATGAAGTTCAATACGCAAAACTGATAGAAAGACAGATTAAAAATGGCATTGATGTTGTTGTTCCAGTAGGTACAACGGGTGAGAGTGCAACACTGGATCATGACGAACACCGTCGTTGTATTGAGATTGCCGTTGATGTCTGCTCAAAGAGTGACGTAAAAGTCCTTGCAGGAGCAGGAAGCAATGCAACCCATGAAGCCATTGGTTTAGCAAAATTTGCACAAGCGCACGGTGCACATGGCATACTTTCTGTTACGCCATACTATAACAAACCAACGCAAGAAGGTCTTTTTCAGCACTATAAAGCAATTGCTGGTTCTGTTGATATTCCAGTCCTTTTGTACAATGTCCCAGGTCGTACAGGCTGTGATTTGCTTCCTGATACTATTTTTAGACTCTTTGAAGCATGCCCAAATATTTTTGGTGTCAAAGAAGCAACAGGCTCCATCGATCGTTGTGTTGATTTGCTCGCTCATCAGCCAAAATTGGCTGTTTTTAGCGGTGAAGATGCGATTAACTACCCTATTCTCTCTAACGGAGGATCAGGTGTGATCTCAGTAACATCAAACATTTTGCCAGATCAAATCTCAGAACTTACGCACTTAGCCTTAGCAGGTGATTTCCATGGAGCAAAAGCAATTAATGACTCACTGTATGAGATCAATAAAACACTTTTCTGTGAGAGTAACCCTATTCCTATTAAAGCTGCAATGTACATCGCAGGATTACTTGAAACACTGGAGTATCGTTTACCACTCTGTGCGCCAAGTAACGACAATATGAAACGTATTGAAAATACACTTAAAAAATATACAATCAAAGGATTTTAA